One region of Chryseobacterium muglaense genomic DNA includes:
- a CDS encoding DUF3810 domain-containing protein — MQIVVSFFENLFEFQKKIHQLLFAWIPFSFGDVLYILLGILLIYLIIKLFKKKTRSNVLFKILIILNTAYFTYQIFWGMLYFQTPIISKLPKTEVTLEIRKTLALEYLKKSKATRKLVKEDKNGVFVIKDLNTIQQEILNQQKTLPTFINQKESTTTNSFKPSLFGKTMSFTGILGYYNPFTAEAQFNAELPASYLLFTLSHESSHQLGFAREQEANFIGYLIGIHSKNPGLRYSTEYFTLKSLLNSIVNEDENFVKTALENYSAEMKRDRLNEKKFVTEHQGFLNEFFGFTNNLFLKSNQQEGSITYSYFIELLVRYKRINQ; from the coding sequence GTGCAAATTGTAGTTTCCTTTTTTGAAAATTTATTTGAATTTCAGAAAAAGATCCATCAGCTATTATTCGCATGGATCCCTTTTTCATTTGGAGATGTACTGTATATCTTATTGGGAATTTTATTGATTTATTTGATCATTAAACTCTTTAAAAAGAAAACGAGAAGCAATGTCTTATTTAAAATATTAATTATTCTAAATACTGCTTATTTTACTTATCAGATATTTTGGGGAATGCTTTATTTCCAGACACCGATTATCTCAAAACTCCCAAAAACTGAGGTTACATTAGAAATAAGAAAAACATTGGCTTTAGAATATCTTAAAAAATCGAAAGCCACCAGAAAGCTCGTTAAAGAAGATAAAAACGGAGTTTTCGTTATTAAAGATTTAAATACAATTCAGCAAGAAATTTTAAATCAACAAAAAACACTTCCTACTTTTATCAATCAAAAAGAAAGCACTACAACCAATTCATTTAAGCCCAGTTTATTTGGAAAAACAATGAGCTTTACAGGGATTTTAGGATATTATAACCCCTTTACTGCAGAAGCTCAATTCAACGCAGAATTACCCGCTTCTTATCTTTTATTTACCCTTTCTCACGAAAGCTCTCATCAACTGGGGTTTGCAAGAGAACAGGAAGCTAATTTTATTGGATATCTCATTGGTATACATTCAAAAAATCCTGGACTCAGATACAGCACAGAATATTTTACTTTAAAAAGCCTATTGAACTCAATTGTTAATGAAGATGAAAATTTTGTGAAAACAGCTTTAGAAAACTATTCCGCAGAAATGAAACGCGATCGTTTGAATGAAAAGAAATTCGTGACAGAACATCAAGGTTTCCTTAATGAGTTTTTTGGGTTTACCAACAATCTTTTCCTTAAAAGCAATCAGCAGGAAGGCTCGATTACTTACTCTTATTTTATTGAACTTTTAGTACGCTACAAAAGAATAAATCAATAA